A window of the Leishmania mexicana MHOM/GT/2001/U1103 complete genome, chromosome 29 genome harbors these coding sequences:
- a CDS encoding putative protein kinase, translated as MHSRKNVGYARPGGVDIDLPTEASVSISRGCTASRRIVRSLKNPLACVMQLVPLDSGENTRPPHLPSRFNTASIPSEASVSEVRSELCSVAMEEQTEDSTSSFFDHRRLRHGGKVSSSMSRSRASRVGHEIRARMRRSFPSGSSREVEESFLSYSDDPSFYACDSDASSNSAETEGSSHSMSYTAISESVPSCSLTGLTENKYAATGWASRFRKPNVPPPHRESNSFGSIFGSGGIDPYNGASVNAHHQVRDSAAADVAVGIAAEPRIAAAVPQRDLPVVVISPSSSAARSNTGRGSHTAASTAALSAPSASAARLCDGGLQLTADNSSVGQGTDGGSPLSNSIDQRPRVQSVKLLERVGRGTFGDVYRAQDLDSSNIIAVKEIIVPHDFTKDVEKQLAALESEIRVMRRLHHPHVVTYLGAVRENNSLRIFMEFVGGGTVGSKLESVGGLSEKKTRDYTAQLLEGLEYLHVSHILHRDLKGDNLFLTEDDQLKLGDFGQSKELADTLITRSVQGTPSFMSPEMIACSGYSFEADVWSVGCCVIQMLTGKPPFANLDNQMAVMFAIISSKIEDQIPACASEGAKDFIRMCTKTNIKDRWTASQLRQHPWLLGQGAPTAATASAALAKAAGERKESAAHKPVAAHPPLKAKELAQPNPHLGKPPRSILLDTAALAKAKGSDDMTKGSSSRRLGGYRYSLEDETGDHEAGGTTSSNLSSKSETPSSKNAAATRDAGVPFSGSSPLSEGASMDSRHRSPMALPEALPSGGQLHRTREGAPMATPGQGDSLVVVGQEGSGGSGARGRRKSPPEPAQRLQPPAQPHKEKSPRHRALMAGSAAAVESSSKRRSNPSPMTRALNTPVHYRTNLGTSSPSKQRADLRPAGSSIYRVSGVVNQSSRTTPNRTSSGKKRQAMAARATGHALKDDHKV; from the coding sequence ATGCACTCTCGCAAAAATGTAGGCTACGCGCGGCCGGGCGGGGTCGACATTGACCTCCCCACAGAGGCCAGCGTCTCCATCTCTCGTGGCTGTACCGCCTCCCGGCGTATCGTCCGGTCGCTCAAGAATCCGTTGGCGTGCGTGATGCAGCTGGTACCGCTAGACAGTGGTGAGAACACCCGGCCGCCTCATCTGCCTTCACGCTTCAACACGGCTAGCATCCCGAGTGAGGCCTCCGTGAGCGAGGTACGCAGTGAGTTGTGCAGTGTTGCTATGGAGGAGCAGACGGAGGATTCGACATCGTCGTTCTTTGACCATCGACGCTTACGGCACGGTGGCAAAGTAAGCAGCTCCATGAGCCGTAGCCGCGCATCACGGGTGGGGCACGAGATCCGTGCGCGTATGCGCCGCAGCTTTCCCAGCGGTAGCAGTcgcgaggtggaggagagtTTCCTCAGCTACAGCGATGACCCCTCTTTCTACGCGTGCGACTCCGACGCGTCGTCGAACTCTGCAGAAACGGAGGGCTCAAGTCATAGCATGTCCTACACAGCCATCTCGGAGAGTGTACCGAGTTGCAGCCTCACCGGTCTAACTGAGAATAAATACGCCGCCACTGGATGGGCGAGCCGTTTCCGCAAGCCCAACGTCCCACCTCCGCATAGGGAGTCGAACAGCTTTGGTAGCATCTTCGGGTCCGGCGGGATTGATCCATACAACGGTGCCAGCGTCAACGCACACCACCAGGTacgcgacagcgccgccgcggatgTGGCAGTGGGGATAGCGGCAGAGCCTCGCATAGCGGCTGCTGTCCCGCAGAGGGACCTGCCCGTGGTCGTTATATCCCCTTCCTCATCTGCTGCGCGGTCAAACACAGGTCGAGGCTCGCATACCGCTGCATCCACAGCAGCACTGAGCGCGCCAAGtgcctcggcggcgcggctcTGTGACGGGGGATTGCAGCTCACCGCGGACAACTCTTCTGTGGGCCAGGGTACGGATGGCGGCAGTCCTCTGAGCAACTCCATTGACCAGCGGCCACGCGTGCAGAGTGTCAAGCTGCTGGAACGTGTCGGACGTGGCACCTTCGGGGATGTCTATAGAGCCCAGGACCTGGACAGCAGCAACATCATTGCCGTGAAGGAGATTATTGTGCCACACGACTTCACAAAGGACGTAGAGAAGCAGTTGGCCGCTCTTGAGTCGGAGATTCGTGTCATGCGTCGACTGCACCATCCTCACGTTGTGACTTATCTCGGCGCTGTGCGCGAGAACAACTCCCTTCGCATTTTCATGGAGTTTGTAGGGGGTGGTACTGTGGGCAGTAAGCTGGAGAGCGTCGGCGGTCTCTCCGAGAAGAAGACACGCGACTACACAGCCCAGCTGCTAGAGGGGCTCGAGTACCTGCACGTCTCGCACATCCTTCATCGTGACTTGAAGGGTGATAACCTCTTCCTCACAGAGGACGACCAGCTCAAGCTGGGCGACTTTGGGCAGAGTAAGGAGTTGGCGGACACCCTCATCACGCGGTCCGTGCAAGGCACTCCAAGCTTCATGTCACCCGAGATGATTGCCTGCTCTGGATACTCGTTCGAGGCAGATGTATGGTCAGTGGGGTGCTGCGTCATCCAGATGCTCACTGGCAAGCCGCCATTCGCGAACCTCGACAACCAGATGGCGGTGATGTTCGCCATCATCAGTTCCAAGATCGAGGATCAGATTCCGGCATGCGCCTCCGAAGGCGCGAAGGACTTTATTCGTATGTGCACCAAAACTAACATCAAGGATCGGTGGACGGCCTCGCAACTGCGTCAGCACCCTTGGCTCCTAGGACAAGGCGCTCCAACGGCCGCCACAGCATCCGCAGCGCTGGCCAAGGCTGCCGGTGAGCGGAAGGAGAGCGCTGCTCACAAGCCCGTCGCCGCACACCCGCCGCTGAAGGCaaaggagctggcgcagccgAACCCGCATCTTGGCAAGCCTCCTCGGTCCATTCTTTTAGACACCGCGGCCCTTGCGAAGGCGAAAGGCAGCGACGATATGACGAAAGGTTcgagcagccgccgcctcggtgGGTATCGGTACTCACTCGAGGACGAGACGGGCGATCACGAGGCGGGCGGTACTACGAGCAGCAACCTTTCTTCTAAAAGCGAGACGCCAAGCTCCAAaaacgcggcggcgaccaGGGATGCAGGCGTCCCTTTTTCGGGGTCGTCCCCACTCAGCGAAGGTGCGTCGATGGACAGCCGTCACAGGTCACCTATGGCGTTGCCGGAGGCTTTGCCAAGTGGAGGGCAGCTACACCGCACGCGCGAGGGTGCCCCTATGGCGACCCCGGGGCAGGGTGATTCGctagtggtggtgggccaAGAGGGTagtggtggcagcggtgcgcgggGGCGGAGGAAGTCGCCACCGgagccggcgcagcggctgcaaccgcctgcgcagccgcacaaaGAGAAATCGCCACGCCACCGAGCGTTGATggcgggcagcgccgcggctgtgGAGTCTTCGTCGAAGAGGCGATCGAACCCGAGCCCGATGACACGCGCTCTCAATACACCTGTTCACTACCGCACCAACCTcggcacctcctctcccagCAAACAGCGTGCTGATCTTCGACCGGCAGGCTCGTCGATCTACCGTGTCTCGGGCGTTGTCAACCAGTCGAGCCGCACTACACCGAACAGAACGTCCTCAGGAAAGAAGCGCCAAGCGATGGCGGCACGGGCGACTGGCCACGCACTGAAAGACGATCACAAGGTGTAG